In a single window of the Coffea eugenioides isolate CCC68of chromosome 3, Ceug_1.0, whole genome shotgun sequence genome:
- the LOC113766826 gene encoding major allergen Pru ar 1-like → MGVVTYDHEVITSIPPAKLFKTFIVDFDNLIPNILPQAFKSVEILQGDGGAGTIKVTHFGEGSQYKSMKTHVDELDEENFVIKYTIIEGDVLEDVIEKITFVIKILPSADGGSITITSSTYYTKGDAKINEEDIMSRKDKAAGVFKALEAYFDDNPDDY, encoded by the exons ATGGGTGTTGTCACTTACGATCATGAGGTTATCACCTCAATCCCACCAGCAAAGCTTTTCAAGACTTTCATCGTTGATTTTGACAACCTCATTCCTAATATCTTGCCTCAGGCCTTCAAGAGTGTCGAAATCCTCCAAGGTGATGGTGGAGCTGGAACCATCAAAGTCACCCATTTTGGCGAAG GTAGCCAGTACAAGAGCATGAAGACCCATGTTGATGAGCTTGACGAGGAGAATTTTGTCATCAAATATACCATTATCGAAGGAGATGTTTTGGAGGATGTGATTGAGAAAATTACTTTCGTGATTAAAATCCTACCCTCAGCTGACGGAGGATCCATTACCATAACCAGCAGCACATACTACACCAAGGGTGACGCCAAGATAAACGAAGAGGATATCATGTCTCGTAAAGACAAGGCTGCTGGAGTCTTCAAGGCTCTTGAGGCTTACTTCGATGACAACCCTGATGATTACTAA